One Gemmatimonadota bacterium genomic region harbors:
- a CDS encoding glycosyltransferase, whose translation MAATPASVVQVVLEVGRGGLETMCADLAIALASRGIRSSVVGLDAGGELEARLRDQGVMFTSLGGRRMRSPGYYRAVADVLRGADASAVHTHGFAPLLYGAVSRTMAGFPRLVHTEHSIEYLLERPGLRAGLRGLAWSVHTFAVLGERMRGYYASLGIARRRLQVIPNGVALLPATTPTRRADARDRLGVTEPFVVATVGRLAPEKNFPLLVDAFASAFSGDPETALVFIGDGSERDALHARAADRGVGDRVYFLGWRRDVAELLPGLDVFALSSFSEGLPMAMLEAMSAGVPVVSTAVGDIPNVVTDGVSGRLVPSEDGAAMARAFSALRGAPDAAARMGTAGQRTVTATYSRDAMVDAYCRAYGITPVSG comes from the coding sequence GTGGCGGCCACACCGGCGAGTGTTGTCCAGGTCGTCCTCGAGGTCGGCCGCGGCGGGCTTGAGACGATGTGCGCGGACCTGGCCATTGCCCTCGCCAGCCGGGGAATCCGGTCGTCCGTGGTCGGGCTCGACGCCGGTGGTGAACTCGAGGCGCGCCTGCGCGACCAGGGGGTGATGTTTACCTCGCTTGGGGGTCGGCGCATGCGTTCCCCCGGGTACTACCGTGCGGTCGCCGACGTGTTGCGGGGCGCTGACGCGTCCGCCGTGCACACCCACGGTTTCGCCCCCCTCCTGTACGGCGCCGTGTCGCGGACCATGGCCGGCTTTCCCCGCCTGGTGCACACGGAGCACTCGATCGAGTACCTCCTGGAGCGGCCCGGATTGCGCGCCGGATTACGTGGACTGGCGTGGTCGGTGCACACGTTCGCCGTCCTGGGTGAGCGCATGCGCGGGTACTACGCGTCGTTAGGCATCGCACGTCGCCGCCTGCAGGTCATCCCCAACGGCGTGGCCTTGCTCCCGGCCACCACGCCGACGCGTCGCGCCGACGCGCGGGACCGCCTGGGGGTGACCGAGCCCTTTGTCGTCGCGACCGTGGGGCGCCTTGCCCCCGAAAAAAACTTTCCGTTACTGGTCGACGCGTTTGCCAGCGCCTTTTCCGGCGATCCGGAGACGGCGCTCGTGTTCATCGGGGATGGGAGTGAACGCGACGCCCTCCATGCCCGTGCCGCGGACCGCGGGGTTGGCGACCGGGTGTATTTCCTGGGATGGCGTCGCGACGTCGCCGAGTTGTTGCCGGGACTTGACGTGTTCGCGCTCTCGTCCTTTTCGGAAGGGCTGCCGATGGCCATGCTCGAGGCGATGAGTGCCGGGGTCCCGGTGGTAAGCACCGCGGTGGGCGACATCCCCAACGTGGTGACGGACGGTGTTTCCGGCCGCTTGGTGCCCTCCGAGGACGGCGCCGCGATGGCCCGAGCGTTCAGCGCCCTGCGCGGCGCGCCGGACGCGGCGGCGCGCATGGGCACGGCGGGTCAGCGGACGGTGACCGCCACCTACAGCCGGGATGCCATGGTCGACGCGTATTGCCGCGCCTACGGCATCACCCCGGTGTCAGGGTAA
- a CDS encoding glycosyltransferase family 4 protein: MTTDARPIRVLLVGPSLAIVGGQSVQLKRLLDKLETLPGIVPGFLAVNPALPGPLGALQRIKFVRTIVTSVAYLFSLLRTVPRYDVIHAFSASYWSFILAPLPAMLIGRLFGKRVVLNYHSGEAEDHLARWRRTALPAMRLAHRIVVPSGYLVDVFARFGLPALAIHNFVDVDRFPFRERPSPRPIFLSNRNLQGLYNVGCIIRAFAAVRQVLGEARLIVAGFGPERARLEALADELGVGGAVEFRGKVTPDQMAQLYDEADIYLNSPDIDNMPLSLIEASAAGLPVVTTDAGGIPWMVTQDITGILVPRGDHEALAAAALRVIREPGVGAGLAARARAHCLATYTWEATGRGWRALYVALMDAPPVEAHATA, encoded by the coding sequence ATGACCACCGACGCGCGCCCGATCCGGGTCCTGCTCGTGGGGCCGTCCCTCGCCATCGTCGGGGGCCAGAGCGTGCAGCTCAAGCGGCTGCTCGACAAGCTGGAGACGTTGCCGGGGATCGTGCCGGGATTCCTCGCCGTGAACCCGGCCTTGCCTGGCCCCCTGGGCGCCCTGCAGCGGATCAAGTTCGTCCGGACGATCGTCACCTCGGTGGCCTACCTGTTCTCGCTGCTGCGCACGGTGCCGAGATACGACGTCATCCACGCGTTCTCCGCTTCGTACTGGTCGTTCATCCTGGCCCCGCTGCCCGCTATGCTCATCGGTCGTTTGTTCGGCAAGCGCGTGGTCCTCAATTACCACAGCGGTGAGGCGGAGGACCACCTCGCGCGTTGGCGCCGGACCGCGCTACCGGCCATGCGGCTGGCACACCGGATCGTGGTGCCGTCGGGCTACCTGGTGGACGTCTTCGCCCGGTTCGGCCTGCCTGCGCTGGCGATCCACAACTTTGTCGACGTCGACCGATTTCCGTTCCGGGAGCGGCCGAGCCCTCGCCCGATCTTCCTGTCCAACCGGAACCTGCAGGGGTTGTACAACGTCGGGTGTATCATTCGGGCGTTCGCCGCGGTGCGCCAGGTGCTCGGTGAGGCGCGACTGATCGTGGCCGGGTTCGGCCCTGAGCGTGCGCGTCTGGAGGCACTCGCGGACGAGCTGGGTGTGGGTGGCGCGGTGGAGTTTCGCGGCAAAGTCACGCCGGACCAGATGGCGCAGCTGTACGATGAGGCCGACATCTACCTGAACAGCCCGGACATCGACAACATGCCCCTCTCCCTGATTGAGGCATCGGCCGCCGGGCTACCTGTGGTCACCACCGATGCCGGGGGCATTCCCTGGATGGTCACCCAGGACATCACCGGGATCCTCGTTCCGCGCGGCGACCACGAGGCACTGGCCGCGGCGGCCCTGCGGGTGATCCGCGAGCCAGGCGTCGGGGCCGGGCTGGCCGCCCGGGCGCGCGCCCACTGCCTG
- a CDS encoding O-antigen ligase family protein, whose product MTAAAIPTLRTPPLRYPQALAVCVSVYFLIALGRAHEIIPQLQPLRLGILGALVTAGMAFRYFRRADFAALLSTTPGKGLVIATAFAALTIPTGIWPSASFNYLSKIHYNALLVFTCAALAFMDRRTMRWIVLALVIDVMLAGAASIRAPAGRFEIGDTYDANETAAFFVMCIPWGIYLFLTEKGWPRWVGIASIPLCVIGVLKTGSRGGLLGVGALLPFLIYLSPPKRRGPFIMAVIGGGLATTLAMGEQTTYRLMKAFDTEEYNYTTEDGRVEVWKRGLGYIAAAPLHGVGMDGFGYKELASKSDKGFGVRQTAAHNMYIQVAAELGLIGFTGFMMMLLGGLQIAGKVRVRMGRLFAEQRDPEAFREMLRAGMAQLSLYSVMCTGFFLSLGYSSMLYFTVGAACGQWLGNRSFGSGPGGPAPQAAPARRPVRGMRGWRTARPVAAAGMPASRAVQS is encoded by the coding sequence GTGACTGCCGCCGCCATTCCGACCCTCCGAACGCCGCCGCTGCGCTACCCGCAGGCGTTGGCGGTATGTGTTTCGGTGTACTTCCTGATCGCGCTCGGCCGAGCTCATGAAATCATCCCGCAGCTGCAGCCGCTGCGGCTCGGGATCCTCGGGGCGCTGGTGACGGCTGGGATGGCCTTCCGGTATTTCCGTCGCGCGGACTTCGCCGCCCTCCTCTCGACGACACCGGGTAAGGGCTTGGTGATTGCCACGGCGTTCGCCGCCTTGACGATTCCGACAGGGATCTGGCCAAGCGCGAGTTTCAACTACTTGAGCAAGATCCACTACAACGCGCTGTTGGTTTTCACCTGCGCCGCGCTGGCATTCATGGACCGCCGGACCATGCGCTGGATCGTGCTCGCGCTGGTGATTGACGTCATGTTGGCCGGGGCGGCGTCGATCCGAGCACCGGCGGGCCGCTTTGAGATTGGCGATACGTACGACGCCAACGAGACGGCGGCGTTTTTCGTCATGTGCATCCCGTGGGGGATCTACCTCTTCCTCACGGAAAAGGGCTGGCCGCGGTGGGTGGGCATCGCCTCGATCCCGCTGTGCGTGATTGGCGTTCTCAAGACCGGATCGCGCGGCGGGCTGCTCGGCGTGGGCGCGCTGCTCCCGTTCCTCATTTACCTGTCGCCACCCAAGCGTCGGGGGCCGTTCATCATGGCGGTGATCGGGGGTGGGCTGGCCACGACGCTGGCGATGGGCGAACAAACGACCTATCGCCTCATGAAGGCGTTTGACACCGAGGAATACAACTACACGACGGAAGACGGTCGCGTGGAGGTATGGAAGCGAGGCCTGGGGTACATCGCGGCCGCGCCGCTGCATGGCGTGGGCATGGACGGCTTCGGATACAAGGAACTGGCTTCCAAGAGCGACAAGGGCTTTGGCGTGCGGCAAACGGCGGCGCACAACATGTACATCCAGGTGGCGGCCGAGTTGGGATTGATCGGGTTCACGGGGTTCATGATGATGTTGCTCGGCGGGTTGCAGATCGCGGGGAAGGTGCGCGTCCGCATGGGGCGCCTCTTCGCCGAGCAACGCGATCCGGAGGCGTTTCGCGAGATGTTGCGGGCCGGGATGGCGCAGCTCTCGCTGTATTCGGTGATGTGCACCGGCTTCTTCCTGTCGCTCGGCTACTCGTCGATGCTCTATTTCACGGTGGGAGCGGCGTGTGGCCAGTGGCTGGGCAACCGGTCCTTTGGCAGCGGACCTGGCGGCCCCGCGCCGCAGGCAGCGCCCGCGCGTCGTCCGGTGCGCGGCATGCGCGGGTGGCGGACGGCCCGACCGGTCGCGGCCGCCGGAATGCCCGCGTCTCGCGCCGTGCAGTCCTGA
- a CDS encoding MBOAT family protein: MLFNSAIFLFAFLPVTYLVFWRLRAKSSRYVWLTLTGYVFYGYWDPRFCLLMAFSTLVSYFAGLGFLRYTEPRQRRWCLVLPITVDLLLLAFFKYFNFALDSTRAVASWFGTEVALPHLDIILPVGISFYTFHTITYIVDAYRGVITPTRNFFEFSTYVSLFSQLVAGPIVRFRQVEEDLDHLDSASRTRWIVPGVQFFVIGLVEKVVLADSIAAFVDPALHQWSSLSTAGAWMAMLGYTFQLYFDFCGYSSMAVGLGYLFGIRIPQNFNSPYKALDPSEFWQRWHISLSSVLRDYLYIPLGGNRNGTAATYRNLMITMLLGGLWHGASWVFVIWGAYHGALLCVHRAFGRPWDALPRVVRQVGMFLAAVVGWVWFRATSFEMATGLLGRMFSPVSGSLVPHAGLAAVALGAAAWWSMVGPNAFDIEVRDTARRRVAITLAFAASLAIILGTRSSPFLYFQF, translated from the coding sequence ATGCTCTTCAACAGCGCGATTTTCCTGTTCGCGTTCCTGCCGGTCACGTACCTGGTGTTCTGGCGGCTGCGTGCGAAGTCCTCGCGATACGTCTGGCTGACGCTCACCGGCTACGTGTTCTACGGGTACTGGGACCCGCGGTTCTGCCTGCTGATGGCCTTCTCCACGCTGGTGAGCTACTTCGCCGGCCTCGGCTTCCTGCGCTATACCGAGCCCCGACAGCGGCGCTGGTGCCTGGTACTGCCGATCACCGTGGACCTGCTGCTGCTGGCGTTCTTCAAGTACTTCAACTTCGCGCTGGACTCGACGCGGGCGGTGGCGTCGTGGTTCGGAACCGAGGTGGCGCTGCCCCACCTCGACATCATCCTGCCCGTCGGGATCTCATTCTACACGTTCCACACGATCACCTACATCGTGGACGCGTATCGTGGGGTGATCACGCCCACGCGCAACTTCTTCGAGTTCTCGACCTACGTCTCGCTGTTCTCGCAGCTGGTGGCCGGTCCCATCGTGCGCTTTCGGCAGGTGGAGGAGGACCTGGACCACCTGGACAGCGCCTCGCGGACGCGCTGGATTGTCCCCGGGGTGCAGTTCTTTGTGATCGGCCTGGTGGAGAAGGTGGTGCTGGCCGATTCCATTGCGGCCTTCGTGGATCCGGCGTTGCACCAGTGGTCGTCGCTCTCCACGGCCGGCGCCTGGATGGCGATGCTCGGCTACACCTTCCAGCTGTACTTCGACTTCTGCGGCTACAGCTCAATGGCGGTGGGCCTGGGCTACCTGTTCGGTATTCGCATCCCGCAGAACTTCAACTCGCCCTACAAGGCACTGGACCCCTCCGAGTTCTGGCAACGCTGGCACATCTCGCTCTCGAGCGTCCTGCGTGACTACCTGTACATCCCGTTAGGCGGCAACCGCAACGGCACCGCGGCTACCTACCGGAACCTCATGATCACCATGCTGCTCGGCGGGCTCTGGCATGGGGCGTCGTGGGTCTTCGTGATCTGGGGCGCATATCACGGGGCGCTGCTCTGCGTGCACCGGGCATTTGGGCGGCCATGGGACGCCCTCCCGCGCGTCGTTCGCCAAGTCGGGATGTTCCTGGCCGCCGTGGTCGGCTGGGTCTGGTTCCGGGCCACGAGCTTCGAGATGGCGACCGGGCTCCTCGGCCGGATGTTCTCACCGGTGAGCGGGAGCCTCGTCCCGCACGCCGGGCTCGCGGCGGTGGCCCTGGGCGCCGCCGCCTGGTGGTCGATGGTCGGGCCCAATGCCTTCGACATTGAGGTGCGGGACACGGCGCGACGACGCGTGGCGATCACCCTCGCCTTCGCCGCGAGCCTCGCGATCATCCTGGGCACGCGGTCGTCGCCCTTCCTCTACTTCCAGTTCTGA